The Danio aesculapii chromosome 8, fDanAes4.1, whole genome shotgun sequence genome window below encodes:
- the si:ch211-198n5.11 gene encoding methylcrotonoyl-coenzyme A carboxylase 2 — translation MHCCMLRSFNINGNKLNHHLARGSFSQNPQLWRPSAKFSSSSAHPCTHSGGWWRPITQLPSSSSKCCMSSTASRRRLPSAFPVLDGAFLPAVRHVYEANLRNSLVCQQKYFEHKEKVMKGGGENAIARHTQRNRKVLVRERLRMLLDDEDYLELSPFAGLGLPYGDIPSAGCLTGIGKINGLWCMFSANDATVKGGTAYPITVKKQLRAQIVAMQNRLPFVYLVDSGGAFLPLQSEIFPDKNHGGRTFYNEAIMSAMKIPQMAVVCGSCTAGGAYVPTMSEEAVIVHRIGTIFLGGPPLVKAATGEEVSPEDLGGARLHSEVSGCVDHFAAAESEAYEYTRNIISTLNYELPEEEDSAQAEEPLYSSEELMGLAPRSYNYSLDIRLIVSRLTDGSRFQEFKARYGTTLLTGFARIDGHQIGIVANNGELTYEASLKGSHFVQLCDQRDIPLIFLQNTAPEPAHTTSQTKAESNTNRLKAQGSMMSAVACASVPKMTVVIGGCHGGDSYAMCGRAFDPNFLFLWPNARVSILAPGHSEAFVQTEEEITQMNEMLEEESSAFFSTGRLWDDGVILPQDTRKILSKCLKIIKQQDYQLSREKTRSPLLRL, via the exons ATGCACTGCTGTATGTTACG ATCTTTCAACATAAATGGGAATAAACTCAATCATCATCTCGCTAGAGGGTCATTCTCTCAAAATCCACAGTTATGGCGTCCATCAGCAAAGTTTTCCAGCAGCTCTGCACACCCCTGCACACATTCAGGTGGCTGGTGGCGACCCATCACACAGctgccatcatcatcatcaaagtgCTGTATGAGCTCTACTGCGAGCAGGAGACGCCTGCCTAGTGCATTTCCAGTTCTAGATGGAGCATTCCTTCCTGCTGTCAGACACGTGTATGAAGCCAATCTCAGGAACAGCCTCGTCTGTCAGCAGAA ATACTTTGAGCACAAGGAAAAGGTGATGAAGGGTGGTGGTGAAAACGCTATAGCGCGGCACACACAGAGGAATCGAAAGGTTCTGGTACGAGAGCGACTCCGCATGTTGCTGGATGATGAAGATTATCTAGAACTCTCGCCTTTTGCTGGACTCGGCCTGCCTTATGGAGACATACCATCAGCCGGATGTCTTACAG GAATTGGTAAAATTAATGGACTTTGGTGCATGTTCAGCGCGAATGACGCCACGGTGAAAGGTGGTACAGCGTATCCCATCACTGTTAAAAAGCAGCTCAGGGCACAAATTGTGGCTATGCAGAATCGCTTGCCTTTCGTTTACTTGGTGGACAGTGGCGGTGCGTTTCTACCTCTTCAG TCAGAGATCTTTCCTGATAAAAACCATGGAGGGCGCACCTTTTACAATGAAGCAATTATGTCTGCAATGAAGATTCCTCAG ATGGCAGTGGTGTGTGGGTCGTGTACAGCCGGTGGCGCTTATGTACCCACTATGTCTGAGGAGGCAGTGATCGTACACAGGATAGGAACTATATTTTTGGGTGGTCCACCGCTGGTCAAGGCTGCAACTGGGGAGGAGGTTTCTCCAGAGGACCTAGGAGGAGCGAGGCTGCATTCAGA AGTAAGTGGCTGTGTAGACCATTTTGCAGCAGCAGAGTCAGAGGCGTATGAATACACCAGAAACATCATCTCCACCCTGAACTATGAGCTCCCAGAAGAAGAGGACAGCGCTCAGGCCGAGGAGCCCCTGTACAGCTCGGAGGAGCTCATGGGTCTTGCACCGCGGAGTTACAATTACAGCTTGGACATCAGACTG ATTGTGAGTCGACTGACTGATGGAAGCCGGTTTCAGGAGTTCAAGGCCCGTTATGGTACCACCCTCCTCACTGGGTTCGCCAGAATTGATGG CCATCAGATTGGAATTGTGGCAAATAACGGAGAGCTGACATATGAAGCTTCCCTGAAAGGCAGCCATTTTGTTCAGCTGTGTGACCAGAGAGACATTCCTCTCATCTTCCTGCAAAACACAGCACCAGAACCTGCACACACAACCTCACAAACCAAG GCTGAGTCCAACACTAACAGACTGAAGGCTCAGGGGTCCATGATGTCTGCTGTGGCTTGCGCTTCTGTTCCCAAAATGACTGTGGTTATTGGAGGATGCCATGGAGGTGACAGTTATGCTATG tgcggAAGGGCTTTTGACCCCAATTTCCTGTTCTTGTGGCCAAATGCAAGGGTGTCGATTTTGGCCCCAGGCCACTCGGAGGCATTTGTGCAAACTGAAGAGGAAATCACACAGATGAATGAGAT GTTGGAGGAAGAGAGTTCAGCCTTCTTTTCCACTGGGAGACTGTGGGATGATGGCGTTATTCTACCTCAAGACACTAGAAAG ATTTTGAGCAAGTGTCTGAAAATCATTAAGCAGCAAGATTATCAACTATCCAGAGAGAAAACGAGATCTCCTCTTCTCAGACTCTAA
- the LOC130233709 gene encoding all-trans-retinyl ester 13-cis isomerohydrolase: MVSRLEHPAAGYKKVFESCEELAEPIPAHVSGKIPAWLSGSLLRMGPGLFEIGDEPFNHLFDGQALIHKFDLKDGRVTYHRKFIRTDAYVRAMTEKRVVITELGTAAYPDPCKNIFSRFFTYFQGTEVTDNCSVNIYPIGEDFYACTETNFITKVDPDTLETVKKVDLCNYLSVNGLTAHPHIEADGTVYNIGNCFGKNMSLAYNIVKIPPLQEEKSDPLTMSKVLVQFPSSERFKPSYVHSFGMTENHFVFVETPVKINLLKFLTSWSIRGSNYMDCFESNDKMGTWFHLAAKNPGKYIDHKFRTSAFNIFHHINCFEDQGFIVVDLCTWKGHEFMYNYLYLANLRQNWEEVKKAALRAPQPEVRRYVLPLDIHREEQGKNLVSLPYTTATAVMCSDGTVWLEPEVLFSGPRQAFEFPQINYSKFNGKDYTFAYGLGLNHFIPDRICKLNVKSKETWIWQEPDTYPSEPLFVQSPDAKDEDDGVLLSIVVKPGVSQRPAFLLILKATDLTEIARAEVDVLIPVTLHGIYKP, from the exons ATGGTCAGTCG TCTTGAACACCCAGCCGCTGGATATAAGAAAGTCTTTGAGTCTTGTGAAGAGTTAGCAGAACCCATTCCTGCTCATGTCTCAG GTAAAATCCCAGCATGGCTGTCTGGCAGTCTGCTCCGCATGGGCCCTGGGCTCTTCGAGATTGGAGATGAACCATTTAACCATCTTTTTGATGGCCAGGCTCTTATTCACAAGTTTGACCTAAAGGATGGACGTGTAACCTATCATCGCAA GTTTATCAGAACTGATGCTTATGTGAGAGCCATGACAGAAAAAAGGGTTGTGATCACAGAACTCGGCACCGCTGCATACCCAGATCcatgcaaaaacattttttccag GTTTTTCACTTACTTCCAAGGCACTGAGGTTACAGACAACTGTTCTGTAAACATTTACCCTATTGGTGAAGACTTCTATGCCTGCACTGAAACCAACTTCATTACCAAAGTTGATCCTGATACCCTGGAAACAGTTAAAAAG GTGGACCTCTGCAATTATCTGTCAGTTAACGGTTTAACAGCACATCCACACATAGAAGCAGACGGTACTGTATATAACATTGGAAACTGCTTTGGGAAGAACATGTCGCTGGCCTACAACATTGTCAAGATCCCTCCACTACAAGAAG AAAAATCTGATCCACTTACGATGTCAAAGGTTTTGGTCCAGTTTCCAAGCAGTGAGAGGTTCAAACCATCCTACGTTCAcag ctttggCATGACAGAGAACCACTTTGTGTTTGTTGAGACTCCGGTAAAGATCAATCTGCTGAAATTTCTCACTTCCTGGAGCATCAGAGGGTCAAATTATATGGACTGCTTTGAATCCAATGACAAAATGGGA ACATGGTTTCATCTGGCAGCCAAGAATCCCGGCAAATACATAGACCACAAATTCAGAACATCTGCCTTCAATATTTTTCACCACATTAACTGTTTTGAAGACCAAGGCTTTATTGTTGTTGACCTGTGCACATGGAAGGG CCATGAGTTCATGTATAATTATCTATATTTGGCAAATCTGAGGCAAAACTGGGAGGAAGTCAAAAAAGCAGCCCTGAGAGCTCCACAGCCGGAGGTGCGCAGATACGTGCTTCCACTGGACATCCacagg GAAGAGCAAGGGAAGAACTTGGTTTCTCTTCCATACACCACAGCCACTGCTGTCATGTGCAGTGATGGAACCGTTTGGCTCGAACCCGAGGTTCTTTTCTCTGGACCACGTCAGG CTTTTGAGTTTCCTCAGATAAACTACAGCAAATTCAATGGGAAAGATTACACCTTTGCCTATGGACTCGGACTGAACCATTTTATTCCAGACCGG ATTTGCAAGCTGAATGTGAAAAGTAAAGAAACATGGATCTGGCAGGAGCCGGACACCTATCCTTCTGAACCACTGTTTGTACAAAGCCCTGATGCTAAAGATGAAGACGATG GTGTTCTGTTGAGTATTGTAGTGAAACCTGGAGTTTCTCAGAGGCCGGCGTTTCTCCTCATCCTCAAAGCCACTGACCTGACTGAAATAGCACGTGCGGAGGTTGACGTCCTCATTCCTGTCACTCTCCACGGCATCTACAAACCTTAG